Part of the Capsicum annuum cultivar UCD-10X-F1 chromosome 12, UCD10Xv1.1, whole genome shotgun sequence genome is shown below.
TGTTTTGTATTTTGATGTACATTGGTGGTGAGGTGGTAAGGTTTGCGTATGCTCTATCGTACGAAGATTCATTAGTGAGAttatactggatatgttgttgttgtttgtattgtgtGAAAGGGtagttgatttttatttatttatgaggTACATGAATTTACTAGatgataatttaattttaatggTTATGGATATAGGTAGATGTAAGATCAGCTAGCAAACTGATGAGTTGGTATATTGCAGTGTGTGTTCAAGTTTTTTATGGAAAATTTGAGTTAAATTGGAGAAGGAGGTCTCTACCCTAATCCACGTCCTCCACAACTTCCCATCAAGGGTCATGTTTGTTAAACTGTTATCTGTagtgagccgagggtctatctgAAGGAACCTCTCTACTTAAtgtgaggtagtggtatggaccaCGTACACAttgccctccccagaccccactatgtgggaatatactaggtatgttgttgttgttgaggggGTGAAGGGTAGGTTGATGGGGTTGGGGTGTTGCGTAAACGAGGGTTGCTTTTGCCAATGTAGTTGGTTGGTTTGGTTGGCTTCACTTTTAAAAGATCAGTTGGCAAACCGATGAGTATGTAAATCATTCATTGTTCTTGAGTTATTTATTGTTGTTTGAATCATAATGTCTGCCTACTCGTTTAATTGCGAAAACTATGTCCCCTTGCATATTACATTGGTGCTTCAATGTCCTCTTCATAAATTTCCTAGGGTGTTTTCAATTGTTAGTACTTaataacttattttctttttttcagcaGCATTCATAGGTAAGCCATGAAGCATAACAATGTTATTCCGAACGGTCACTTTAAAAAGCATTGGCAAAACTACGTAAGGACTTGGTTTAACCAACCTGCTCGAAAAACAAGGAGACACATTGGTGAGTTGCCCGCTTGTAATGGCTTTAAATCTCTACTTCAACTTTGGTTCTAGAATACTTACACTAACTGACCTATTTTGCTTTTTCTGATTCCAGCTAGGCAGACGAAAGCTGCAGCGATCTTCCCAAGGCCAACAGCGGGATCACTCCGACCTATTGTTCATGGACAAAcagtaaaatataacatgaaagtCAGAGCTGGCAGAGGATTCTCTCTAGAAGAGCTGAAAGTAAGATTCATTCTATTTGATCTTGCTCTAGATAGTTGCTTCAAGTTTCTACCCCCTCCCCCCGCGCACATACACACGCACTCCATTATATcctttatcatttatttcatattatCTTCCCAAATATATCATTCTTTACATATACTTGTTTCCATTCTGTCATCTATAAAGCAAACAAGGTTtgcttaataccaagtttgtgtcGGAAGATGACTATAGCAAGTCTAGCTTTGCCAAGGATACATTGAGTTGTTAAATATTTACGCCTCTGTCTTTGGGTTGCGACATTTTGGGACTTGTCttgaaaaaaaagtatatatGTTTCATGCTGAGCTTCTATTAGAGTTTGGCATGTTGAGCTTATATAGAGTTTCGTTCCTGTGCAAGCAAGTTCATGCATCAATAAGCTATTTTTACTTCTCTATCCTTTTGAGTGCTACACACTCCGTTACATcctttatcatttatttcatattatCTTTCCAAATATATCATTCTTTACCATATATGTGTTTTTATTCTGTCATCTATAAAGCAAATAAGGTTGACTTAATACCAAATTTGTGTCGGAAGAAGACTATAGCAAGTCTAGCTTTGTCAATGACACTCTGAGTTGTTAAATATTTACACCCCTGTCTTTGGGTCGCGACATTTGGGACTTGTCttgaaaaaaaagtatatatGTTTCATGCGGAGCTTCTGTTAGAGTTTGTCATGTTGAGCTTATATAGAGTTTCGTTCTTGTGCCAGCCAGTTCATGGATCAATTAGCTATTTTTTACTTCTCCATCCTTTTGAGTGGGACACACTCCGTTATATCCTTTATCATTTATTTCGTATACTCGTTTCTATTCCGTCATCTATAAAGCAAACGAGGTtgacttaataccaagtttgtgtcGGAAGATGACTATAGCAAGTATAGCTTTGCCAATGACATGTTGAGTTGTTAAATATTTACACCTCTGTCTTTGGGTTGCAACATTTTGTGACTTGCTCGATTTTAGTAAGCTAAGCAGCTTTTTTGTTTTTAGGCAGCTGGTATCTTCAAAAAACTTGCTCGAACTATAGGCATTGCAGTGGATCACAGGCGAAGGAACAGATCCCTCGAAGGTCTTCAGATCAATGCCCAGAGGATCAAGACATACAAAGCTAAGATAGTGATCTTCCCAAGGGTTGCTAAGGAAGTCAAGGTAAACCTGAAATTATCGTAGTCACACCAGTCTGCTTGCTATTGACGATTGATAATTTTTTGTTTGCTGATTGGTATGTTGTTGGTTCATATTTGAACTTACATCTCAATGCGCAATTTGCACAGGCTGGTGATTCTAGTGCCGAGGAACTTGCCAGTGCCACTCAAGTCCAGGGTCCTTACATGCCTGTTGTTAGAGAGCAGCCAGGTATCGAGCTTCTGAAGGTCACAGATGAAATGAAGTCATTCGATGCTTATAACAAGCTGCGTATTGAGCGTACCAATGCTCGTCATATTGGTGTGAGGTTGAAGAGAGTGGCCGAAGCAGAGAaggaagagaagaaataagacATTAGGAACGTCTTAGAGCCTTGCGCGCTAGCATTGCTATTTTTTGGATGAGTCTGAATGATGAATTACTTTTAGTACTACTATTTCTAGAGTTTATTATTCTTGAAGCATATAaggttttggttattttcttgCTCTTAGATGTGTTTGATTTGATCTCTGAACTGATGATTATCCAAATAGAGTTATGTTATATACGTTACATAGTCGTTTTAGTTGATTTCTGAACAGAATCTTCATATTGGCTGTGTATGCAGTTGAACTGCATTTgttgtgaatattgacaattttTTTATGTGAAGTTGTGAATATTGATTTTTGTACTGTTATttgtcctaagccgggggtctatcggaaatagcctctctacttcatctgatgTAGCGGTACAGACTGTGTACACTTTACACTTTCCAGATCTCACTTTGTGGAAATGCATTCggtattatgttgttgttgaagttggGATAGGGGAAGGGGCAAGTATTTCACAGGGTGAAAGTTCGTAGCCAACTTATTGCGCGACTAAGATTTCCTTACGTTTATTGGCAACTAcacagtatgtattttcttgttttttacgTACATAGAGACGTATAATATGAAAGCTACTCTCATATAGTTGACAAAACATACATAGAGACGTATAATATGAAAGCTACTCTCATATAGTTGACGATTGATTAAAAATCTTAGTTGTTTGCCCGTCTTTGTTATATACTCAAGTGTCATTTGGAAACTACTTTTCTACCTCCTCAGATCTCCACTTATGAGTTAAGTATCATTTGGAAACTACTTTTCTACCTCCTTAGATCTCCACTTATGGGGTTATATGGAAACTACTTTTCTACCTCCTCAGATCTCCACTTATGGGGTTATATATAGTTGACGATTGATTAAAAATCTTAGTTTTTTGCCCGTCTTTGTTATATACTCAAGTGTCATTTGGAAACTACTTTTCAACCTCCTCAGATCCCACTTATGGGGttatggatatgttgttgttCTCTTCGTCGTCTTTTTGTTATACTCAATATTTCAAAAACTTGTATTTATACATTTGTGGAATAAAATAGTTTCTTCTAATCCAAATTGTCAAAATACTCCACCAAAATTGCATACTAAATTAACTAATGACTTTTCTTTCAAGAAATTAATTGTGTTTTTGGCTGGCCTTATTTCGTAGCCTTGTATAATGCTTGCaagtttgaaaatctttttttttttttttggaaattcagggaaaaataaaatttttttttttttttttttactccagGAAAACATGCAGCTGTTACACCCTCTGCCACAGCCTCTGCTCTTCGGGTGAGCGCTCTGTAGTGAGCACTGTGTGCGCATTAGGTAACCCCTCACTGTGCAATAGCTCGCAAACCGCACAAGAGATGTAAACCACACTAGGTAAACCCCGTGCAACGAGCTTGATTGAGAAGGCATTAGAGTTTGAAAATCTTTGTTTGTTATTATTCTAACTTTTAGGGCACACTAtgtattttggattctcttttAAGTTGTCacatcattatatttataatcaTAAAGAAGGAATTAGAACAACAACTACAACATAGCCAGAGTAATCTCACAAGTGGCATCTGGGGAGGGTAGCGTGTATGACCTTCGTACTTATTACATAGAGCATAACAACATGGCTTCTTTAGATATTTGCAGCAGGTTAGTTTACttttttcaagtcaagaatttaattatgttttattgaattttggttattgttttaaatttttgtcaACATGACAAATTAGTTTCTTTGTGACCATTTCATCTAAAAAGTTAAAACGTGTACGCTTATTTACTTAATTATGCCTTAAGCTCACACTCTCACATGCATGTGGAAGCTCTTTTTGATAATATGGCAGTAGGACTCGAACTCAGGACCTctataggctctgataccatgttgaaCTAGTACTATGAAAGTTTAAAACGGTTTACAGGGTGCTTTTTCatttacttaattatattttcaacagtTGGATCGGGAATGAGAAAAGAAGGTGGACGAACATGGCTACTGCAAGTACAGTTTCACACAAGAGGAGAACGCCAAGAGCTTTTTCTGCTTTTGCAGAAACTGGACATTCGTATAGAGCCAAATATTATAAACAGGTTGaataagtgttctgtatcacaAACAGATGTATCTGTTCGATTTAAGACCAATAAATATTACAAACTAACGCGCAATAATTTGGCAGGTGCAGAAAGATGCTAGAGAAAAGTTCACTCAGGAGATATCATTCCGATCAAAGGACAAAGATATTTCCCCAGCAAAGGTAATATTGTTACCATGAAGAGTTACATGTGGTAGGTGATCTAATTGTGTACATGTTTTTACGCTGTCAGTGCATAGAACTTAAACCGTCTTTTGTTGGATATAGGCTTTGCTTCATGTTGCCACTGAGGACGAGGCATTTATGGCTTTTAACCGTGAGATGGATGCTTATTCGATCCAAAATGAAACGAAATCTACTTCGTTGTCATCTGAATCACTAGAGTCGACATGTATGGGGCGATGCCATTTCCTCTTGCTGGAAAGAACATGAATGAATGGATGTCTGAGTTTGATGCTATTGCAGATGAAGTTGAAGCAGAGTTAATTTCAAGAGAAACACGACGCAATTTGGTTGAAGTTTTGGATGCAGTTAACACAGTCCTTTTTAAGTCGAGAGGTTTTAAAAGATCATCTGTTCCAATGGATTCAAAGTGTTCATATCTTCATTCAGTACTAAGCTCTGGATATTGTAGTGGTATATTATCGTTGTGTTAATGTTACGTTCTCAACACATAATTTTGAAGTAGTGGATTTAGTGGTTTGAGCCTATACGATTGTACTTAGTAAGTTGAAATCCTGAATCCGTCTCTTATTGTAGTCTAACACAGTGCTTACCTTCTGTGCAGCAATCTTGCTTAGTGTCGTTTACATTGAAGTTTGTCGAAGACTTAATGTGACTATTTTGGGATCGCGTATTGGAGAGGATTTTCTGATATGGCCTCAAACTAGAAACCCTGAGGTATGTTGATCAAAAAAACATTGACGTTgtgcatctttttttttattgcaTTGTTTGGGACTGAGAAGGGgaaccttggagtaactggtaaagttgctgccatgtgaccagaaggtcacgggttcaagccttggaaacagcctctagcagaaatgcaaggtaagactgcgtacgatacacccttgtggtggacccttccccggacaccgtgcatagcggtagctttagtgcaccgggctgcccttttttaatTGTTTGGGACTGAGGCGTATTTGTTGTGAATACAGTAAACTGATGATCTGTAATTCTGTATAATCACATTGAGTTGAaatgtatacatactggtactATTGTAGGAGCTGTTTAAGATTACTTCTTGTCACAGCTTGTTTGGCATTGTCAACGGCAAGTGTGCGAATGATCCTAGAACGAAGGCTTCAGATATCGATAGCAGTTCACTGTCAGGGCTCGAGATTGCAACGATCAGAGATATTATTGGGATTGCGTTGGCAAATCTTATCGTAAGATCCACTGTCCTAATAAGTTGTCGCGTTATTTTAGGCCTGCGCGTAAAACTCCTTTTCGTCACATTCTTCTTTTCAGAGGCTTCACTGGAAATGTGCTTCAAGATCAAATCATGGTTTAATGCTGACTTCTCATCTTAGATCTAGTGGTAGTTTTAGCAAGAATGATAGCTCAAATGTACATTTGTTGAGGCCCCAAGATTTGAGGTAACAATCTAATCCTTTGTGTCTCTGTTACTACGAGGTAGGGGTAACGTTTGCATATATTACTATTGGCCTTCTTTGCTGATTAGGTAGGGTCCACTTTTTGTTTACCCTATGTTGCCTGGACTCTTCCAAAATGCGTTAGATGCATGTTGGATCCTcaaaaagtagtgcatttttggaggatcgggtccgagcaacataggtgtTGTACCCACAGGTTCAAGAATCTTTAGTTGAATTAATAGTCTTATGTCTGTGCATAATATATCTCTATCACTTATAATAACATAATGTAATATGAGAAGGTGCAATATATTTTAGGCTGGCTATTATGGCTTCAGAAAGATTGCTGATTTTGCAGCCTCACAATTGGTCTTTTGAGGAGAGATCATGGCATGATGTTGTACTATAGTAGGTAAGAAAATTAGCGTCGGACCGTCAAGGAGTTGTTTAACTTTTATACGCTGACAGAATGTTTATATGATTAGTTTTACCTATAAGATAACTACATGTAACTGTTCATAATACGCGACGCTAGTTATAACAATCTTTTGATAAAGGAAATTATAACAGGGAATATGAGGAAGCAGTCAAGGAGCTGAGCATTTGCATGGCCTTTGCACCAGAAGAGGAGTCAGAAATTTTAGAGGTATTTGTTGAGAAATTACACTACTTGTGTGTGGAATCATCATGGAACAAGTCTCTTGGACATAAAGGTCACTTGTCAATACCTTGACTTGGTTGAACAATTATCGAGCCTTGGCATAGGCGCACAGCTGGTAAAGTTGTTTCCATGTGACCAGGAAGTCATGTGTTCAAGATGTGGaaatagcctcttgaagaaatgtaaggtaagactgGATATAATAGTCCCTTAGATTCCGGCCCTGTCTTGGATGCACATAGCGCGAGCTtaatgcaccgggctgccctttaacAAAGACCACAACCAATAAAATTTTAGCTTTAGTGTTTTTCTTTTCAACATTTGTAAAAATTTTCCTTGGATATAggtacttattattattattattattatacaatgATCAATTTGATGTAGAAAATTCAAGTAATGTGCCTTCATTGTCCTTGAGAAAAGCTATTAACTTGATGTCAACTGACAACTAAACACTACAACTTTGAGAATGCACATCTAAACGCCTCAACTTGTCTTCATTGTGTCTCATGGACGCTCAAGCCGACATAACG
Proteins encoded:
- the LOC107848865 gene encoding LOW QUALITY PROTEIN: uncharacterized protein LOC107848865 (The sequence of the model RefSeq protein was modified relative to this genomic sequence to represent the inferred CDS: deleted 3 bases in 2 codons); protein product: MATASTVSHKRRTPRAFSAFAETGHSYRAKYYKQVQKDAREKFTQEISFRSKDKDISPAKALLHVATEDEAFMAFNREMDAYSIQNETKSTSLSSESLESTYGAMPFPLAGKNMNEWMSEFDAIADEVEAELISRETRRNLVEVLDAVNTVLFKSRGFKRSSVPMDSKCSYLHSVLSSGYCSAILLSVVYIEVCRRLNVTILGSRIGEDFLIWPQTRNPEELFKITSCHSLFGIVNGKCANDPRTKASDIDSSSLSGLEIATIRDIIGIALANLIRLHWKCASRSNHGLMLTSHLRSSGSFSKNDSSNVHLLRPQDLRLAIMASERLLILQPHNWSLRRDHGMMLYYSREYEEAVKELSICMAFAPEEESEILEVFVEKLHYLCVESSWNKSLGHKGHLSIP
- the LOC107850180 gene encoding 60S ribosomal protein L13-1; this translates as MKHNNVIPNGHFKKHWQNYVRTWFNQPARKTRRHIARQTKAAAIFPRPTAGSLRPIVHGQTVKYNMKVRAGRGFSLEELKAAGIFKKLARTIGIAVDHRRRNRSLEGLQINAQRIKTYKAKIVIFPRVAKEVKAGDSSAEELASATQVQGPYMPVVREQPGIELLKVTDEMKSFDAYNKLRIERTNARHIGVRLKRVAEAEKEEKK